From the Streptomyces sp. KMM 9044 genome, one window contains:
- a CDS encoding phosphoribosylaminoimidazolesuccinocarboxamide synthase, with protein MSGFVEKPEPIQVPGLVHLHTGKVRELYRNEAGDLVMVASDRISAYDWVLPTEIPDKGRVLTRLSLWWFDQLADLVPHHVLSTELPAGVPADWEGRTLVCKSLRMAPVECVARGYLTGSGLAEYQESRTVCGLALPEGLVDGSELPAPIFTPATKAAVGEHDENVSYEEVARQVGADTAAQLRQATLATYTRARDIARKRGIILADTKFEFGFDGDTLVVADEVLTPDSSRFWPAEQWEPGHAQPSYDKQYVRDWLTSAESGWDRAGEQPPPALPQHVVDATRAKYVEAYERLTGVPWS; from the coding sequence GTGTCCGGATTCGTCGAGAAGCCCGAGCCGATCCAGGTTCCGGGTCTGGTGCATCTGCACACCGGAAAGGTGCGCGAGCTGTACCGGAACGAGGCGGGTGACCTCGTGATGGTCGCCAGTGACCGCATCTCCGCCTACGACTGGGTGCTGCCGACCGAGATCCCGGACAAGGGCAGGGTCCTCACCCGGCTCTCCCTCTGGTGGTTCGACCAGCTCGCCGACCTGGTGCCGCACCACGTCCTGAGTACCGAGCTCCCCGCGGGCGTCCCCGCCGACTGGGAGGGCCGCACCCTCGTCTGCAAGTCGCTGCGGATGGCCCCTGTGGAGTGCGTGGCCCGCGGCTACCTCACCGGCTCGGGCCTCGCCGAGTACCAGGAGTCCCGTACGGTCTGCGGCCTCGCGCTCCCCGAGGGGCTGGTGGACGGATCGGAACTGCCCGCCCCGATCTTCACCCCGGCCACCAAGGCCGCAGTCGGTGAGCACGACGAGAACGTCTCCTACGAGGAGGTCGCCCGCCAGGTCGGTGCCGACACCGCGGCGCAGTTGCGGCAGGCCACCCTCGCCACGTACACCCGGGCCCGCGACATCGCCCGGAAACGGGGGATCATCCTCGCGGACACCAAGTTCGAGTTCGGGTTCGACGGCGACACGCTGGTCGTCGCGGACGAGGTGCTCACCCCGGACTCCTCCCGCTTCTGGCCGGCCGAGCAGTGGGAGCCGGGCCACGCGCAGCCGTCGTACGACAAGCAGTACGTGCGGGACTGGCTGACCTCCGCCGAGTCGGGCTGGGACCGGGCGGGTGAGCAGCCCCCGCCGGCGCTGCCGCAGCACGTCGTGGACGCGACCCGGGCGAAGTACGTGGAGGCGTACGAGCGTCTGACGGGCGTCCCCTGGAGCTGA
- the purD gene encoding phosphoribosylamine--glycine ligase, producing the protein MKVLVIGSGAREHALCRSLSLDPDVTALYCAPGNAGIAEVAELHQVDALDGAAVSALAARLATDLVVVGPEAPLAAGVADAVRDVGIPAFGPSKEAAQLEGSKAFAKDVMAGADVPTARSYVCTTPEEAAAALDAFGAPYVVKDDGLAAGKGVVVTDDIEEAKAHAGACKRVVIEEYLDGPEVSLFAVTDGVTVVPLRPAQDFKRALDGDAGPNTGGMGAYSPLPWADPKLVDEVVQSVLQPTVDELRRRGTPFSGLLYAGLAITSRGVRVIEFNARFGDPETQVVLARLKTPLAGVLMAAATGNLADLEPLRWSDDAAVTVVVASHNYPGTPRTGDPVTGLDEVAAQDAPHAYVLHAGTRREGDTTVSAGGRVLSVTATGEDLTEARDRAYRAVARIRLDGSQHRTDIAAEAAEEAKVARAEQAAQGV; encoded by the coding sequence GTGAAGGTCCTCGTCATCGGCAGCGGTGCCCGCGAACACGCCCTGTGCCGTTCCCTGTCCCTCGATCCCGACGTCACCGCGCTGTACTGCGCCCCCGGCAACGCCGGTATCGCCGAGGTCGCCGAACTGCACCAGGTCGACGCCCTGGACGGCGCGGCCGTGTCCGCGCTGGCCGCACGGCTCGCCACGGACCTTGTGGTGGTCGGCCCGGAGGCTCCCCTCGCCGCCGGTGTCGCCGACGCCGTGCGTGACGTGGGCATCCCCGCCTTCGGCCCCTCGAAGGAGGCCGCGCAGCTCGAGGGCTCCAAGGCCTTCGCGAAGGACGTCATGGCGGGAGCCGACGTACCCACCGCGCGTTCGTACGTCTGTACGACTCCCGAGGAGGCCGCCGCCGCCCTCGACGCCTTCGGTGCGCCGTACGTCGTCAAGGACGACGGGCTCGCCGCAGGCAAGGGTGTGGTCGTCACCGACGACATCGAGGAGGCCAAGGCACACGCCGGTGCCTGCAAGCGGGTTGTCATCGAGGAGTACCTGGACGGCCCCGAGGTCTCCCTCTTCGCCGTGACCGACGGCGTGACCGTGGTGCCCCTGAGGCCCGCCCAGGACTTCAAGCGCGCGCTGGACGGCGACGCGGGCCCCAACACCGGCGGCATGGGAGCGTACTCCCCGCTGCCGTGGGCCGATCCGAAGCTGGTCGACGAGGTCGTGCAGTCGGTGCTCCAGCCGACCGTCGACGAGTTGCGGCGGCGCGGAACCCCGTTCTCCGGTCTGCTCTACGCCGGTCTCGCGATCACCTCGCGCGGTGTCCGCGTGATCGAGTTCAACGCCCGCTTCGGCGACCCCGAGACGCAGGTCGTGCTGGCCCGTCTGAAGACCCCGCTGGCCGGGGTGCTGATGGCCGCCGCCACCGGCAATCTCGCCGATCTCGAGCCGCTGCGCTGGAGCGACGACGCCGCCGTCACGGTCGTCGTCGCCTCGCACAACTACCCCGGCACCCCGCGCACCGGCGACCCCGTCACCGGCCTGGACGAGGTCGCCGCGCAGGACGCCCCGCACGCGTACGTGCTGCACGCGGGGACGAGGCGCGAGGGCGACACGACCGTCAGCGCGGGCGGTCGGGTGCTGTCCGTCACGGCGACCGGCGAGGACCTCACCGAGGCCCGCGACCGTGCCTACCGCGCGGTCGCCCGCATCCGTCTCGACGGTTCCCAGCACCGTACGGACATCGCCGCGGAAGCGGCCGAGGAGGCGAAGGTCGCCCGGGCGGAGCAGGCGGCACAGGGCGTGTAA
- a CDS encoding response regulator transcription factor, with translation MTPTPPGPVRLLLADDEHLIRGALATLLSLEDDLVIVAEAASGPEALAMARAHTPDVAVLDLQMPGADGVKVAASLRAELPGCRVLIVTSHGRPGHLKRALAAGVRGFVPKTVSAQHLAEIIRTVHAGNRYVDPELAADAIAAGDSPLTAREAEVLELAADGAPVAEIAERAALSQGTVRNYLSSAATKLGAENRHAAVRLARERGWV, from the coding sequence ATGACGCCGACACCGCCCGGACCCGTCCGGCTGCTGCTCGCCGACGACGAGCATCTGATCCGGGGGGCACTCGCCACCCTGTTGTCCCTGGAGGACGACCTCGTGATCGTCGCCGAGGCGGCCTCCGGACCGGAGGCGCTGGCGATGGCGCGTGCGCACACCCCCGACGTCGCGGTACTGGATCTGCAGATGCCCGGCGCGGACGGTGTGAAGGTCGCCGCCTCACTGCGGGCGGAACTCCCCGGCTGCCGCGTGCTGATCGTGACCAGTCACGGGCGTCCCGGACATCTGAAGCGGGCCCTCGCGGCGGGGGTGCGCGGCTTCGTCCCCAAGACCGTCAGCGCACAGCACCTCGCGGAGATCATCCGCACCGTCCACGCGGGAAACCGTTACGTGGATCCCGAGTTGGCAGCCGACGCGATCGCCGCCGGCGACTCACCTCTGACCGCGCGTGAGGCCGAGGTGCTGGAACTCGCGGCCGACGGGGCGCCCGTGGCCGAGATCGCGGAGCGGGCCGCGCTGTCCCAGGGGACCGTGCGGAACTACCTGTCGTCCGCCGCCACGAAACTCGGTGCGGAGAACCGTCACGCCGCAGTGCGGCTCGCGCGCGAGCGGGGTTGGGTATAG